From a single bacterium genomic region:
- the speA gene encoding biosynthetic arginine decarboxylase: MKSIEKWSVQDSVDLYNIEKWGGGYFGVNKAGHVVVRPTKDRDVSLDLKDLIDSLERRGLSLPILLRFTDILKHRLQDMYDAFERARKEYGYQGSYKCIYPIKVNQQHHVVDEYIRFGGPLGFGIEAGSKPELLAVLAMTSPNQNDMPIICNGFKDDEFIEFVVLASKMGKDITPIVEKFSELEMIVKYAKHHDCKPQIGLRAKLAARGSGRWEQSAGVRSKFGLTLPEILRAVKYLKEHDMLDCLTTLHFHMGSQITNIRFIKSAMTEAGRIFVELHRLGANMKVIDVGGGLGVDYDGSQTNFDSSMNYTLEEYANDVVFRLMSICDEAGVPHPTILSESGRALVSYHSLLVFNVLGVSQFDRFQVPDEIPEDAPDPLHDLLHIYQEHNPKNFIEGYHDAVQAREECANLFNLGYLTLDSRAKAEALFWTICTKTLRQVREMAYAPDELEGLEELLSDIYFCNFSVFQSMPDSWAIRQLFPVMPIHRLKEEPARRGILADITCDSDGKIDQFIDLRDVKKTLELHPFDGSKPYYLGAFLIGAYQEILGDLHNLLGDSNAVHVSVDEDGEPVIEHVVKGDSVNEVLSYVQYSPQSLLSRVRRASELALRGGKITIEESARFMRFYEDGLAGYTYLE, encoded by the coding sequence ATGAAGTCGATCGAGAAGTGGAGTGTTCAGGACTCGGTCGATCTTTACAATATCGAGAAGTGGGGCGGCGGTTACTTCGGCGTGAACAAGGCCGGGCACGTGGTTGTCAGGCCGACGAAGGACAGGGACGTCTCGCTGGATTTGAAAGACCTGATCGATAGCCTGGAGCGCCGGGGGCTCTCTCTCCCGATTCTGCTCCGCTTCACCGACATCCTGAAGCATCGCCTGCAGGACATGTACGATGCGTTCGAGCGCGCCCGCAAAGAGTACGGCTATCAGGGCAGCTACAAGTGCATTTACCCGATCAAAGTGAATCAGCAGCACCACGTCGTGGACGAGTACATCCGCTTCGGCGGTCCGCTGGGATTTGGCATCGAGGCGGGCTCGAAGCCGGAGCTTCTGGCCGTTCTGGCCATGACCAGCCCGAATCAGAACGACATGCCGATCATCTGCAACGGCTTCAAGGATGACGAGTTCATCGAGTTCGTCGTGCTGGCCTCGAAGATGGGCAAGGACATCACTCCGATCGTCGAGAAGTTCAGCGAACTGGAGATGATCGTCAAGTACGCCAAGCACCACGATTGCAAGCCGCAGATCGGCCTGCGCGCGAAGCTGGCGGCCCGCGGCTCGGGGCGCTGGGAACAATCCGCAGGCGTGCGGTCGAAGTTCGGCCTGACGCTGCCGGAAATCCTGCGCGCCGTGAAGTACTTGAAAGAGCACGACATGCTGGACTGCCTGACGACATTGCACTTCCACATGGGCAGCCAGATCACGAATATCCGCTTCATTAAGAGCGCAATGACCGAGGCGGGCCGCATCTTCGTCGAGTTGCATCGCCTGGGCGCGAATATGAAGGTCATCGATGTGGGCGGTGGTTTGGGCGTGGATTACGACGGCTCGCAGACGAACTTCGACTCCAGCATGAACTACACGCTGGAAGAGTACGCCAACGACGTCGTGTTCCGCCTGATGTCGATTTGCGACGAGGCCGGCGTGCCGCACCCGACGATCTTGTCCGAGTCGGGTCGAGCCCTGGTCTCGTATCACAGCCTCCTGGTCTTCAATGTTCTGGGCGTTTCGCAGTTTGATCGCTTCCAGGTGCCCGACGAGATCCCGGAGGATGCCCCGGATCCGCTCCATGATCTTCTGCACATCTATCAGGAGCACAATCCCAAGAACTTCATCGAGGGGTATCACGACGCCGTGCAGGCGCGTGAGGAGTGCGCGAACCTGTTCAATCTCGGATACTTGACGCTGGATTCGCGCGCGAAGGCCGAGGCGCTGTTCTGGACAATCTGCACCAAGACGCTGCGCCAGGTACGCGAGATGGCTTACGCGCCGGACGAGTTGGAAGGTCTCGAGGAGCTACTCTCGGATATCTACTTCTGCAATTTCTCGGTCTTCCAGTCTATGCCGGACAGTTGGGCGATCCGCCAGCTCTTCCCGGTGATGCCGATTCATCGCCTGAAAGAAGAGCCCGCTCGGCGCGGCATCCTGGCGGATATCACGTGCGATTCGGACGGCAAGATCGACCAGTTCATCGATCTGCGCGACGTGAAGAAGACTCTGGAGCTTCATCCCTTCGATGGTTCGAAGCCGTATTACCTGGGCGCGTTCCTGATCGGCGCCTACCAGGAGATCCTGGGCGATCTGCACAATCTGTTGGGCGACAGCAATGCTGTCCATGTGAGCGTCGACGAGGATGGCGAGCCGGTGATCGAGCACGTCGTGAAGGGCGACTCGGTGAACGAGGTACTCAGCTACGTCCAATACAGCCCGCAATCGCTGCTTTCGCGCGTGCGGCGGGCCTCGGAACTGGCTCTGCGCGGCGGGAAGATCACAATCGAGGAATCCGCGCGATTCATGCGCTTCTATGAAGACGGACTGGCGGGCTATACTTACCTGGAGTAG
- a CDS encoding thioredoxin domain-containing protein, with amino-acid sequence MSTTPTRPTIPTSDQIEQLPPDGGPEWNRLVFEQSPYLLQHAANPVDWYPWGEEAFDRAREEDKPIFLSIGYATCHWCHVMEHECFEDEEVAEILNRNFIPIKVDREERPDIDRVYMSAVTQVLGGQGGWPLTVILTPDRKPFFAGTYIPKWGRFGRPGLMDLAPELGRIWREEQKKVTNSADQIAEALAEATGGAPGEALDLSSVDQALAQFGSQFDPIHGGFGQAPKFPVPHNLSLLLRVANRTSKERPRGMVEATLHAMRQGGIFDHIGFGFHRYSTDEQWLVPHFEKMLYDQALLAIAYTEAFQATQKPEYRRTAEEIFTYVLRDMTSPEGAFYSAEDADSEGVEGKFYVWTPDEVNAVLGEEDGGLFCRIFNITLEGNYHDEATGASTGSSIPHLTKTIHEFATELSITEEELHARLNEMRTKLFAAREQRIHPLKDDKILTDWNGLMIAALARGAMAFGEPKYAAAATRAADYVLDHLRADEGRLLKRSRLGKAGLPAHLEDYAFLIWGLTDLYEATFDVRYLREALDLQEILNAHFWDDQNGGYFQTADDAEGLLVRAKEVYDGATPSGNSVSAFNLLRLARMTGRSEYEERADRTMKAFSAMIERIPHAHPFMLMAVDFAAGPTREIVIAGDEGAKDVQAMADIVRRAFLPRAVLLHRPEGEAGPIGELAPFIAEQTSQSGTATAYICEDFTCRAPITSLEELQRALEEAR; translated from the coding sequence ATGAGCACAACCCCAACTCGCCCCACCATTCCAACGTCTGACCAGATCGAGCAACTTCCGCCCGATGGCGGTCCCGAGTGGAATCGCCTCGTGTTCGAGCAAAGCCCCTACCTGCTCCAGCACGCTGCCAACCCTGTTGATTGGTATCCTTGGGGGGAAGAGGCTTTCGATCGCGCCCGCGAGGAAGATAAGCCAATCTTCCTTTCGATCGGCTACGCCACCTGCCACTGGTGCCACGTCATGGAGCACGAGTGCTTTGAGGACGAGGAAGTGGCCGAGATCCTGAATCGCAATTTCATCCCCATCAAGGTCGATCGCGAGGAACGCCCCGACATCGATCGAGTCTATATGTCGGCCGTGACCCAGGTTCTCGGCGGCCAGGGTGGCTGGCCGCTGACCGTGATCTTGACGCCCGACCGAAAGCCCTTCTTCGCCGGAACGTACATTCCGAAATGGGGCCGATTCGGTCGTCCCGGTTTGATGGATCTGGCTCCGGAACTCGGCCGAATCTGGCGCGAGGAGCAGAAGAAGGTTACCAACTCGGCGGATCAAATCGCGGAGGCACTTGCCGAGGCAACGGGCGGCGCGCCCGGAGAAGCACTCGACCTTTCCTCCGTCGACCAGGCGCTCGCCCAGTTCGGCAGCCAGTTCGATCCGATCCACGGCGGCTTTGGCCAGGCGCCGAAATTCCCCGTTCCGCACAACCTGTCACTCCTGCTTCGCGTCGCAAACCGCACCAGCAAGGAGCGCCCTCGTGGAATGGTGGAGGCGACGCTCCACGCCATGCGACAGGGCGGGATTTTCGACCACATCGGTTTTGGATTTCACCGGTACTCGACCGACGAGCAGTGGCTCGTGCCGCACTTCGAGAAGATGCTCTACGATCAGGCACTGCTCGCGATCGCGTATACCGAGGCCTTCCAGGCGACACAGAAGCCCGAATACCGCCGCACGGCCGAGGAGATCTTCACCTATGTTCTGCGCGACATGACCTCGCCCGAAGGCGCATTCTACTCCGCAGAAGATGCCGATAGCGAAGGCGTTGAGGGCAAGTTCTACGTTTGGACGCCGGACGAAGTGAACGCCGTGTTGGGTGAGGAAGATGGTGGACTCTTCTGTCGCATCTTCAACATCACGCTTGAGGGCAACTACCACGACGAAGCCACCGGCGCGTCGACGGGAAGCAGTATTCCGCATTTGACAAAGACGATTCACGAGTTCGCCACGGAACTGTCGATCACGGAAGAGGAACTCCACGCGCGCCTCAATGAGATGCGCACGAAGCTTTTCGCCGCCCGGGAGCAACGCATCCACCCGCTGAAAGACGACAAGATTCTGACGGACTGGAATGGCCTGATGATCGCCGCGTTGGCTCGCGGAGCGATGGCGTTCGGCGAGCCGAAGTACGCTGCCGCCGCTACTCGTGCGGCCGATTACGTACTCGACCACCTTCGCGCAGACGAGGGCCGCCTCCTCAAGCGCAGCCGACTTGGGAAGGCGGGCCTGCCAGCGCATCTCGAAGACTATGCTTTCCTGATTTGGGGCCTGACCGATCTCTACGAAGCCACGTTCGATGTGCGATACCTGCGCGAAGCGCTCGATCTGCAGGAGATCCTCAATGCCCACTTCTGGGACGATCAAAACGGTGGCTACTTCCAGACCGCGGACGACGCCGAGGGACTCCTCGTTCGCGCGAAGGAGGTCTACGATGGAGCAACACCTTCCGGGAACTCCGTTTCCGCATTCAATCTGCTTCGACTGGCGCGCATGACAGGGCGCAGCGAGTACGAGGAACGCGCCGATCGCACAATGAAGGCCTTCTCCGCGATGATCGAACGCATTCCGCACGCGCACCCATTCATGTTGATGGCAGTCGACTTCGCCGCCGGTCCGACGCGCGAGATCGTCATCGCCGGCGATGAAGGTGCGAAAGATGTTCAAGCCATGGCCGACATCGTACGGCGCGCGTTCCTGCCTCGAGCCGTCCTACTGCACCGCCCCGAAGGAGAAGCCGGTCCGATCGGAGAACTGGCGCCATTCATCGCAGAACAAACATCACAAAGCGGCACCGCAACGGCCTACATCTGCGAGGATTTCACCTGCCGCGCGCCAATCACCTCGCTCGAAGAATTGCAGCGCGCTCTCGAGGAAGCCCGCTGA
- a CDS encoding TPM domain-containing protein, with amino-acid sequence MHIARLSHYCMILLLALLAVPVLGGRIPDPGPQVGTVYDYADVLDADTEARVEEVQHQALEKYNTPIVVVTIPSIADYGFEDETIEYVSHRWIRDWNIGTLNRPDEPSNGILGDVGVMESVGGDFIVNTRDDVLSAINSSQSADQLASAILDAAKTLSKQLPHKDGHSDRLPNQLVIIHPRP; translated from the coding sequence ATGCACATCGCACGTCTTTCCCACTATTGCATGATTCTGCTGCTGGCACTGCTCGCGGTGCCAGTGCTTGGAGGGCGGATTCCGGATCCGGGCCCTCAGGTTGGGACCGTCTATGATTATGCTGATGTTCTCGATGCTGACACAGAAGCACGCGTGGAGGAAGTCCAGCACCAAGCCCTCGAGAAGTACAACACGCCCATCGTCGTTGTGACGATTCCCAGCATCGCCGATTATGGTTTCGAGGACGAGACCATCGAGTACGTTTCACACCGCTGGATTCGCGATTGGAACATTGGAACGCTCAATCGCCCGGATGAACCAAGCAATGGAATCCTCGGCGATGTTGGCGTGATGGAAAGCGTGGGCGGGGACTTCATCGTCAATACAAGGGATGACGTCCTCAGCGCGATCAACTCTTCTCAGTCGGCCGATCAACTTGCCTCTGCAATTCTCGATGCTGCCAAGACGCTCTCAAAACAATTGCCTCACAAGGACGGTCATTCCGATCGCCTGCCCAATCAACTTGTGATTATTCACCCCCGGCCCTGA
- a CDS encoding PepSY domain-containing protein, with amino-acid sequence MGRQKLRMISGALLAFALAGTSFAATEWVRESYDISGGRQLVRSTAVVDGLRVVNRPLIEVIDQKTGKATASMGLARAEGLTLENQVLLTGDEALSQAMGFLVMNRPGLSVGGPFTDMATEPEAVAWETKDGLRAVYEVTVPTAKPEPDVVRMFVDAETGDVLFSGSMRRSDWWANPTPTPSPVPTPAPDYKANVFLNTHDGLANGRTTEVTLKGSRNSLPLYESSSEWVISNDGTGSTGDSPSGDPLVRVDQDFRYQPIEGPSFDVPEFDVVHMLYHVGQVAQFWNTNYEPAGFPYPTTAYSNVAFESPNAYALGNTMMTFGDWGYYDLLVAPGVTQTVKVGDFAKDPDVIYHEYAHLVYANTLPNEYLYEATEAGSRNEGNSDFWSAVVSGDPTIGLLRSPVEKHLFYDTGSAHEAVRVLTDRLVYPTTPYDSTFTENLCLQGPIILGTAGNAYLARRGPEPHHGGRVWGAMLWSAYQQLGPLAADDVFAGLQATLPNSPLAGSVNAIYSVAPADRRAAWLGIFAKHGMSGLGMIEENEQVATIRTISISVGGEPTGGSFTLGFGDSFTSIPYNADNTTLAGAIQDITDVDRCDVVVTGASPAWVVQVLLPGTSQASVPFTANGDDLEPEGNATANESGEPMVPVVIFDEEVNIALFNIDENTGNLTTGGPLHWVNDGTSLQSEVVRPAELLSNEPVTHYYHFGMNPGATMSLSVSHPSTSAATVQRAVVWTYDLQGDTLNGFEGDIRPFALLTPDSAGNLTGTATLPFNPFSAYIVEIDFGGEGEYYLNVTQ; translated from the coding sequence ATGGGACGTCAGAAGCTGAGAATGATCAGTGGAGCGCTGCTTGCCTTCGCTCTGGCAGGTACGTCCTTCGCGGCCACCGAATGGGTCCGCGAATCTTACGATATTTCCGGTGGACGCCAACTGGTCCGCTCAACGGCCGTCGTCGACGGCTTGCGAGTGGTCAATCGACCATTGATTGAAGTCATCGACCAGAAGACCGGCAAGGCCACCGCCTCGATGGGGCTCGCAAGAGCCGAGGGGCTGACCCTGGAGAACCAGGTGCTGCTCACCGGCGACGAGGCCCTCTCACAGGCCATGGGCTTCCTGGTGATGAACCGGCCCGGCCTGAGCGTCGGTGGACCATTCACCGACATGGCGACAGAACCTGAAGCCGTCGCCTGGGAGACCAAGGACGGCCTTCGCGCCGTCTATGAAGTCACCGTGCCAACCGCCAAGCCAGAACCCGATGTCGTTCGCATGTTTGTGGACGCAGAAACAGGCGATGTGCTGTTCAGTGGTTCGATGCGGCGCTCGGACTGGTGGGCAAACCCCACTCCGACGCCTTCGCCGGTGCCGACTCCGGCGCCCGATTACAAGGCGAATGTCTTCCTGAACACGCACGATGGACTAGCTAATGGCCGGACGACCGAGGTGACCCTGAAGGGCAGCCGCAACAGTCTGCCGTTGTACGAGTCGTCCAGCGAGTGGGTCATTTCAAACGACGGAACCGGCTCGACCGGGGATTCGCCCAGTGGCGATCCGCTGGTGAGAGTCGACCAGGACTTCCGCTATCAGCCGATCGAGGGTCCTTCCTTCGATGTGCCGGAATTCGACGTGGTTCACATGCTTTATCACGTCGGGCAAGTGGCACAGTTCTGGAATACGAACTACGAACCCGCGGGATTCCCATATCCCACGACTGCCTATTCAAACGTCGCCTTCGAATCCCCGAACGCGTATGCGCTGGGGAATACGATGATGACATTCGGCGATTGGGGATATTACGATCTCCTCGTCGCTCCGGGCGTCACACAGACCGTGAAGGTCGGTGACTTCGCCAAGGATCCGGATGTCATCTATCATGAATACGCGCACCTCGTTTACGCGAACACGCTGCCGAACGAGTACCTCTATGAAGCGACCGAAGCCGGCTCGCGCAACGAGGGTAACTCGGACTTCTGGTCGGCTGTGGTTTCCGGCGATCCGACGATCGGCCTGCTTCGCAGCCCGGTCGAGAAGCACCTCTTCTATGATACAGGTTCGGCGCACGAAGCGGTTCGCGTTCTGACCGATCGTCTGGTTTATCCAACCACCCCGTACGACAGCACGTTCACTGAGAACCTCTGCCTTCAGGGCCCAATCATCCTGGGCACTGCGGGCAACGCCTATCTGGCCCGTCGCGGCCCCGAGCCGCATCACGGCGGCCGTGTCTGGGGCGCAATGCTCTGGAGCGCCTACCAGCAGCTCGGTCCACTGGCCGCGGACGACGTATTCGCCGGTCTTCAGGCGACGCTTCCGAATTCGCCGCTGGCCGGTTCAGTCAACGCGATTTACTCGGTTGCGCCTGCAGATCGCCGCGCAGCCTGGCTGGGCATCTTTGCCAAGCATGGCATGAGCGGACTGGGCATGATCGAAGAGAACGAGCAAGTTGCCACGATCCGCACGATCTCGATCTCCGTTGGTGGCGAACCGACGGGCGGCAGCTTCACGCTCGGCTTTGGCGATTCATTCACGAGCATTCCTTACAATGCCGATAACACGACCCTGGCCGGCGCGATTCAGGACATCACCGATGTGGATCGCTGCGATGTGGTCGTCACTGGCGCATCGCCCGCGTGGGTTGTTCAGGTCCTTCTTCCTGGAACCAGCCAGGCGTCAGTTCCGTTCACTGCGAATGGCGATGATCTGGAGCCCGAAGGAAATGCCACGGCAAATGAGTCGGGCGAGCCGATGGTTCCGGTCGTGATCTTCGACGAAGAAGTCAACATCGCTCTCTTCAACATTGACGAGAACACCGGCAACCTGACGACCGGTGGCCCGTTGCACTGGGTCAACGACGGCACGTCGCTGCAGTCTGAAGTCGTCCGTCCCGCCGAGCTGCTCTCGAACGAGCCGGTGACCCACTACTATCACTTCGGCATGAATCCCGGCGCCACGATGAGCCTTTCGGTGTCGCACCCGAGCACGAGCGCCGCGACGGTTCAGCGCGCCGTCGTCTGGACCTACGACCTCCAGGGCGACACGCTCAATGGCTTCGAAGGCGACATTCGCCCGTTCGCTCTGCTGACGCCCGATAGCGCCGGCAACCTGACAGGAACTGCGACATTGCCGTTCAACCCGTTCAGCGCCTACATCGTCGAGATCGACTTCGGCGGCGAAGGCGAGTACTACCTGAACGTCACCCAGTAA
- a CDS encoding glutamate-5-semialdehyde dehydrogenase gives MTGPQVSVTEMIENLGQRARKASRAMLAAQPAAKNRALDLAAEALDRERARIQSENAKDLASGRERGLSAAMIDRLTLTDARIDGMRQALAEIAALPDPIGGIENMSVRPNGLRIGHVRAPVGVIGIIFESRPNVTVDAAALCLKSGNAVILRGGSEAFHSNTILAELLNAAAREAGLPDGVVQLVPTTDREAVGALLKLDKYVDLIIPRGGKNLIERVTAESRIPVIKHLDGNCSVYIDEGGDHESGVRIIVNSKVSRPGVCNAAETLLVHQKEAAEFLPIAAEALRERGVELRGCERSRAIVPDMKEANEEDWYAEYLDLILAVRVVDSMEDAIEFINHYGSHHTESIVTKDYQRANDFMRRIDSACVHINCSTRFSDGGEYGLGAEIGISTDKLHARGPMGLRELTTAKWIVLGEGQVRG, from the coding sequence ATGACCGGACCGCAAGTATCGGTGACTGAGATGATCGAGAATCTGGGACAGCGCGCTCGCAAGGCATCCCGCGCCATGCTGGCCGCTCAGCCGGCAGCGAAGAACCGTGCGCTCGACCTGGCGGCCGAGGCGTTGGACCGCGAGCGCGCCCGCATTCAGTCGGAAAATGCCAAGGATCTCGCATCGGGACGGGAGCGGGGCCTAAGCGCGGCCATGATCGATCGCCTGACACTGACCGATGCGCGGATTGACGGCATGCGACAGGCCTTGGCCGAAATCGCCGCGCTCCCGGACCCGATTGGCGGCATTGAGAACATGAGCGTGCGGCCGAATGGTCTGCGGATCGGTCATGTGCGTGCTCCGGTCGGTGTGATTGGGATCATCTTCGAGTCGCGTCCGAATGTGACGGTCGACGCGGCCGCCCTTTGCCTGAAGTCCGGAAATGCGGTGATCCTGCGCGGCGGTAGCGAGGCCTTTCACAGCAACACGATTCTGGCGGAGCTGCTGAACGCTGCAGCGCGCGAGGCCGGGCTCCCGGACGGTGTTGTGCAACTGGTCCCCACGACGGATCGCGAAGCGGTCGGGGCGCTCCTGAAACTCGACAAGTACGTGGATCTGATCATCCCGCGAGGCGGAAAGAACCTGATCGAGCGGGTCACGGCCGAGTCGCGGATTCCCGTGATCAAGCACCTCGATGGCAATTGCTCAGTCTATATTGATGAGGGCGGCGATCATGAATCCGGCGTGCGGATCATCGTGAATTCCAAGGTTTCGCGCCCGGGTGTCTGTAACGCGGCGGAGACACTGCTGGTGCACCAGAAGGAAGCCGCAGAGTTCCTGCCGATAGCGGCAGAAGCCTTGCGCGAGAGGGGCGTTGAGCTGCGCGGCTGCGAGCGATCCCGCGCGATTGTCCCGGACATGAAGGAGGCCAACGAGGAGGACTGGTACGCAGAGTACCTCGATCTGATCCTGGCCGTACGCGTGGTGGATTCAATGGAGGATGCCATCGAGTTCATCAACCACTATGGCTCGCACCATACGGAATCGATCGTCACGAAGGATTACCAGCGAGCAAATGACTTCATGCGTCGCATCGATTCGGCGTGCGTCCACATCAACTGCTCGACGCGATTCAGCGATGGCGGCGAGTACGGTCTGGGCGCCGAAATCGGCATTTCGACGGACAAGCTCCACGCCCGCGGGCCGATGGGATTGAGAGAGCTGACGACGGCGAAGTGGATCGTGCTGGGCGAGGGGCAGGTGCGGGGATAG
- a CDS encoding 4Fe-4S dicluster domain-containing protein has protein sequence MKKITRQVKYEDDLELGFGAEISEKLGCENLDRCIQCGTCSGVCPMSVYMDLTPRRMINMTRAGLKDDLLDSYSIWLCSSCYACTVQCPREIKITDIIYALKQKAIQEGRHPKRFPIPVLATEFHRMVRNHGRINEGLLAAKMFAKTDPRKLISNAKLGLALMKRGRFVLGHENIKGREELRKILDAVDGEQEATR, from the coding sequence GTGAAAAAAATCACAAGGCAGGTGAAGTACGAGGACGACCTCGAGCTCGGATTCGGAGCGGAGATCTCCGAAAAGCTCGGGTGCGAAAACCTCGATCGTTGTATTCAATGTGGGACATGTTCCGGCGTCTGTCCAATGAGTGTCTACATGGACCTGACGCCCAGGCGCATGATCAACATGACCAGGGCCGGCTTGAAGGATGACCTCCTCGACAGCTATTCGATCTGGCTCTGCTCTTCTTGTTATGCCTGCACCGTTCAGTGTCCCCGCGAAATCAAAATCACCGACATCATCTACGCCCTGAAACAGAAAGCCATCCAGGAAGGGCGTCATCCCAAACGCTTCCCCATTCCTGTGCTCGCCACCGAGTTCCATCGGATGGTGCGCAATCACGGTCGCATCAACGAAGGCCTGCTCGCTGCGAAGATGTTCGCCAAGACCGACCCGCGCAAGCTCATCTCCAACGCCAAGTTGGGGTTGGCCCTCATGAAGCGCGGCCGATTCGTTCTTGGACATGAGAATATCAAGGGGCGCGAGGAACTGCGCAAGATCCTCGATGCAGTGGACGGAGAGCAGGAGGCGACCCGATGA
- a CDS encoding CoB--CoM heterodisulfide reductase iron-sulfur subunit B family protein, whose product MKFHYYPGCSVRGANSPFEESFLAVCKALGMDMQEIEDWNCCGATAYMAIDEKKALALAARNLAIAEKMGDEDIVTPCGGCYLVLKKSHDCFHGNGHSAKRREIIKKALSAADLSYKGSNRPRHILDVVVNTMGLQAVKDRVVRPLEGIKVAPYYGCQIVRPHNELDGVFYPMALDHLLEALGAEVVDFPMKARCCGGSLTGTVGKIGLELSQILLTEAKRRGADVIATACPLCHFNLSSYQDQVSKEFGGGGMPTAYFTQLMGVAFGMSVTEMGLQKNLVTCDKLMKLGASTAKAQPAEVN is encoded by the coding sequence ATGAAATTCCATTACTATCCCGGTTGTTCTGTACGCGGTGCAAACTCTCCCTTCGAAGAATCCTTCCTCGCAGTCTGCAAAGCTCTTGGAATGGACATGCAGGAAATCGAAGACTGGAACTGCTGCGGCGCAACGGCCTACATGGCCATTGATGAGAAGAAAGCGCTGGCCCTCGCAGCACGCAACCTGGCGATCGCCGAGAAGATGGGGGACGAAGACATCGTTACGCCCTGCGGCGGTTGTTACCTCGTCCTGAAAAAATCCCATGATTGCTTCCACGGAAACGGCCACTCAGCGAAGCGTCGCGAGATCATCAAGAAAGCCCTCAGCGCTGCAGACCTCAGCTACAAAGGCTCGAATCGTCCGCGGCACATTCTTGATGTCGTCGTGAACACGATGGGTCTTCAGGCTGTAAAGGACCGCGTCGTTCGTCCGCTCGAAGGCATCAAGGTGGCCCCCTACTATGGCTGCCAGATTGTTCGTCCACACAACGAGTTGGACGGCGTCTTCTATCCCATGGCGCTCGACCATCTGCTCGAAGCGCTGGGCGCGGAGGTCGTTGACTTCCCGATGAAGGCACGCTGCTGCGGCGGCAGCCTGACCGGCACCGTCGGCAAGATCGGCCTGGAACTCAGCCAGATCCTGCTGACCGAAGCTAAGCGTCGCGGTGCAGATGTGATCGCGACAGCTTGCCCGCTGTGCCACTTCAATCTCAGTTCGTACCAGGACCAGGTCTCGAAGGAATTCGGTGGTGGGGGAATGCCCACGGCGTACTTCACCCAGTTGATGGGCGTGGCATTCGGAATGTCCGTCACCGAGATGGGACTCCAGAAGAACCTGGTAACCTGCGACAAGTTGATGAAGCTCGGCGCGAGCACTGCCAAAGCCCAGCCCGCGGAGGTGAACTGA